One window of Calditrichota bacterium genomic DNA carries:
- a CDS encoding DUF4258 domain-containing protein translates to MHERILLRMQECVRLGNYSFRDHAHDEADAEDFTDLEVERTILSGKIREQQRDAATGEAKYIIIDLEGDLEVVAKLGPTGRLYIITVYTI, encoded by the coding sequence ATGCATGAGCGTATATTGCTTCGGATGCAGGAGTGCGTCCGGCTTGGAAACTACTCCTTCCGAGATCACGCGCATGACGAAGCGGACGCAGAGGACTTTACCGATCTGGAGGTTGAAAGAACCATCCTGTCCGGGAAAATCAGAGAACAGCAGCGAGACGCCGCCACCGGCGAAGCTAAATACATCATTATCGACTTGGAAGGTGATCTGGAAGTCGTAGCCAAACTTGGCCCGACGGGCCGCCTCTACATCATCACCGTTTATACAATCTGA
- a CDS encoding YgiT-type zinc finger protein, translating into MLCDNCGKEGVFVRKVTKSYGKGDDLILIEDVPVIHCPHCHESYLTAQTVHAIGEVKRARRNTRRRTVEVASLE; encoded by the coding sequence ATGCTTTGCGATAACTGCGGGAAAGAGGGAGTCTTCGTCAGGAAGGTCACCAAGAGTTACGGCAAGGGCGACGACCTGATCTTGATCGAAGACGTCCCGGTCATCCATTGCCCGCACTGCCACGAGAGTTACCTCACCGCGCAAACCGTTCACGCTATCGGTGAGGTGAAGCGCGCGCGCAGGAACACCCGCCGCCGCACAGTCGAGGTCGCATCCCTCGAATAG